The Aureispira anguillae genome contains a region encoding:
- a CDS encoding methyl-accepting chemotaxis protein, giving the protein MNFKKKLILGNGTILLLMLTILMVMYFSVKSLVLTSNWVEHTHDAIHSGNSLASFMVDQETGMRGFLMTGQEKYLEPYNSGQEQFNKLIKETITLVSDNPDQVTRLESVKSEAKSWMENVAKVYINKRRLLTENASLASLLSISSGGEGKVYMDRIRKLIQEFTDAEEKLMEKRSKDAQNSAAYSQQIAIFGALFTIILGGGILWLIINVLTKRMTVLVDSISRVTKGDLATKVDDDGNDEFSTILKALSKMIGSLNRQLKDTTSIANLLASSSEEMLVRGEEMKNTTQEVAAAIQQMAEGAQQQAQQTDEVNKLMEGVLDSSGIVAKKSERINNAAEEGQKNSIEGLEAVRVVVKNMKEIQVSADRTSDSIIVLSKRSDKIAIALSVITDIARQTNLLALNAAIEAGRAGNAGRGFAVVAEEIRKLAKDSRKSAIDIERVIGEVQKDIANAAQEIKAMTSNVKNGTVASKEAENVFEKIEKGSNDTFLLSKDILEATARQKGDINASVKNIGDIVVVAEETATGTSQIAGSGLILSQGMNEVTATSEDLTNIANQLQDNISQFKLE; this is encoded by the coding sequence ATGAACTTTAAAAAAAAACTCATACTTGGTAATGGTACTATATTACTGCTAATGCTAACTATATTAATGGTGATGTATTTTAGTGTAAAATCATTGGTTTTAACTTCTAATTGGGTAGAACACACTCATGATGCAATTCATAGTGGCAATTCTTTAGCCAGCTTTATGGTGGATCAAGAAACTGGAATGAGAGGTTTTTTGATGACAGGACAAGAAAAGTACTTAGAGCCTTATAACAGCGGGCAAGAGCAATTTAATAAATTAATAAAAGAAACAATAACCTTGGTTAGCGATAATCCTGATCAGGTTACCAGATTAGAATCGGTAAAGAGTGAAGCAAAGTCTTGGATGGAGAATGTTGCAAAGGTTTATATTAATAAGCGGAGGTTATTAACTGAAAACGCAAGCTTGGCAAGCTTATTATCCATTTCATCAGGAGGAGAAGGGAAGGTATACATGGATAGGATAAGAAAACTGATTCAGGAGTTTACAGATGCAGAAGAAAAATTGATGGAAAAACGCTCTAAAGATGCACAGAATTCAGCCGCTTATTCCCAACAGATCGCCATTTTTGGAGCCTTATTTACTATAATCTTAGGCGGAGGGATTTTATGGCTTATTATCAATGTTTTGACAAAGAGAATGACAGTACTAGTAGATTCGATATCGAGAGTTACCAAGGGCGATTTGGCTACAAAGGTAGATGACGATGGTAACGATGAATTTTCTACCATATTGAAAGCGCTTTCTAAGATGATTGGCAGTCTTAATAGGCAACTAAAAGATACTACTAGTATCGCCAATTTACTCGCCAGTTCTTCTGAAGAGATGTTGGTCAGGGGAGAGGAAATGAAAAACACAACTCAGGAAGTAGCGGCTGCAATCCAACAAATGGCAGAAGGGGCTCAGCAACAAGCCCAACAAACGGATGAAGTAAACAAACTAATGGAAGGGGTACTGGATTCATCAGGGATTGTGGCAAAAAAATCGGAACGGATTAACAATGCCGCAGAAGAAGGGCAAAAGAACTCTATAGAAGGCTTAGAGGCTGTTAGGGTAGTTGTGAAAAATATGAAAGAAATTCAGGTGTCTGCTGATCGTACTTCTGATTCTATCATCGTTTTATCCAAGCGCTCAGACAAAATTGCTATTGCTTTAAGTGTCATAACGGATATTGCTAGACAAACCAACTTATTGGCGCTAAATGCTGCTATTGAAGCAGGAAGAGCAGGAAATGCTGGTCGAGGTTTTGCCGTTGTTGCTGAAGAAATTCGAAAATTAGCAAAAGACTCTCGTAAGTCTGCCATTGATATTGAAAGAGTTATTGGTGAAGTGCAAAAAGACATTGCCAATGCCGCACAAGAAATAAAGGCAATGACCTCTAATGTGAAAAATGGAACGGTTGCCTCCAAAGAAGCCGAAAATGTATTCGAAAAAATTGAAAAAGGAAGTAATGATACCTTTCTTTTGTCCAAAGATATTTTGGAAGCAACTGCTCGTCAAAAAGGGGACATTAATGCAAGTGTCAAAAATATTGGAGACATAGTAGTAGTCGCTGAAGAAACAGCAACAGGAACCTCACAAATCGCAGGCTCTGGATTAATTCTCAGCCAAGGCATGAATGAAGTTACTGCCACAAGTGAAGATTTAACGAATATTGCAAATCAATTACAGGATAATATCTCTCAATTTAAACTGGAATAG
- a CDS encoding TRAFAC clade GTPase domain-containing protein — protein MENTCSNPNCAAPAVDCHDIKKDYKNKCDHWLKNNPRKENKENKVVRKRKTDLPWTGEAFLYDQIDVISRRSSPYFIGIIGKANAGKTTFLAMLYTLLLRGEKFRKFEFAGTQTIIAWDRLYHTLNIQQNKVAFPNPTPSEYHRLLHIALKDKNKGQLKDILFSDASGEVFTWWAKKRNAENAENAQKIYLNSDAFILFIDCEDLIKRKNLAKIEIIDLAENLKRNLGNRPLVAVWSKSDKKDDVHPRIKESLEDELNDQFSQYNYIEIDISNFSKEDPDEVVHKNNIAVVDWLLERIEKTSSTKLLVDRVDKNDLFLNYKGND, from the coding sequence ATGGAGAATACATGCTCAAATCCTAATTGTGCTGCACCTGCAGTTGATTGTCATGATATAAAAAAAGACTATAAAAATAAATGTGATCATTGGCTAAAAAATAACCCTAGAAAAGAAAATAAAGAAAATAAGGTTGTTCGAAAACGAAAGACTGATTTACCTTGGACGGGAGAAGCGTTTTTATATGATCAAATAGATGTAATAAGTAGAAGGAGTAGTCCTTATTTCATTGGCATTATAGGTAAAGCTAATGCTGGTAAAACAACCTTTTTAGCTATGCTTTATACATTATTACTCAGAGGTGAAAAATTTCGTAAATTTGAATTTGCTGGAACCCAAACAATTATTGCTTGGGATAGGTTATACCATACGCTTAATATTCAACAGAATAAGGTTGCTTTTCCTAACCCTACTCCATCTGAGTATCATAGATTACTTCATATAGCTTTAAAAGATAAGAACAAAGGTCAATTAAAAGACATTCTTTTTTCAGATGCTTCTGGTGAAGTCTTCACGTGGTGGGCTAAAAAACGTAATGCAGAAAATGCAGAGAATGCACAAAAAATATATCTAAATTCAGATGCTTTCATTTTATTTATTGATTGTGAAGATTTAATTAAACGCAAAAATTTAGCTAAGATAGAAATTATTGATTTAGCTGAAAACTTGAAAAGAAATTTAGGAAATCGACCTCTTGTTGCAGTTTGGTCAAAATCAGATAAGAAAGATGATGTACATCCTAGAATAAAAGAATCTTTAGAGGATGAGCTAAATGACCAATTTAGCCAATACAATTATATAGAGATAGATATAAGTAACTTTTCTAAGGAAGATCCTGATGAGGTAGTGCATAAAAATAATATTGCTGTCGTTGATTGGTTATTGGAGCGAATCGAAAAAACATCAAGTACAAAGCTTCTCGTAGATAGAGTAGATAAAAATGATTTATTTCTTAATTATAAAGGTAATGACTAA
- a CDS encoding DinB family protein translates to MTETTNKLEQLLKRGLTFLAQASELEMSRKASIKTWSKKEILGHLIDSGINNLQRFTEIQFENKPYRIRKYNQDELVKANDYQNSETKEIVELWNSINNRILSLIKKQTEKTLNYKIELEKNTYSDLRFLMKDYVEHLEHHLKQIMP, encoded by the coding sequence ATGACTGAGACAACGAATAAACTTGAACAATTATTAAAAAGGGGATTGACATTTTTAGCTCAAGCTTCAGAGCTGGAAATGAGCCGAAAAGCATCTATTAAAACATGGTCAAAAAAAGAAATTTTAGGCCATCTAATTGATTCTGGGATTAATAATCTTCAGAGATTTACAGAAATTCAGTTTGAAAACAAGCCGTATCGAATCAGAAAATATAATCAAGATGAATTAGTTAAAGCTAATGATTATCAAAATTCTGAGACCAAAGAAATTGTTGAACTTTGGAATTCCATCAACAATCGAATTTTGAGTTTAATAAAAAAACAAACGGAAAAAACGCTGAATTATAAAATTGAATTGGAAAAAAATACTTACTCTGATTTGAGATTTCTAATGAAAGACTATGTTGAGCATTTAGAACATCATCTAAAACAAATCATGCCATAA
- a CDS encoding GTPase-associated system all-helical protein GASH produces the protein MLEEFMNSGLLSIKEDTHFEKLKKSAVDLAKRIKKSNTKIISYVSTALDPNVPPDNLNVEETKKVIVKHWNTFIAHTHDTPITYIRVVMLEALKNLGKEIDIASLIWLSGRNIQQYFELKEKERKLTNNFLLGLGKRTEEEAVKKWSLPADDEIYRLVVEIKNLSKIQINEEELLSGLKAASIHTGHSEDGENPQIPAANNAVWATFFSEKSSETIADLINEAFTKQHNELLANQTEFQEAVNKLLSKLNTDISRHRKTLRTQLLWWKEACYSTSINNSYRGQNDGVLQLLLAKDYSDFIPTIFPTSVDFFLRETHNSLNRPSSKIKILDFMKELKESAINLKSLFPESGLEVSRGSLLDFVKGILWDKYKPNQIEEIVGISGEVEIELSELTKWIFHDIQALKL, from the coding sequence ATGTTGGAAGAATTTATGAATAGTGGTTTACTTTCAATAAAGGAAGATACCCATTTTGAGAAGCTTAAAAAGTCAGCTGTTGATTTAGCGAAAAGAATAAAAAAAAGTAATACGAAGATAATATCTTATGTATCAACAGCTCTAGATCCTAATGTGCCTCCTGACAATCTTAATGTAGAAGAAACAAAAAAAGTAATAGTAAAGCACTGGAATACATTTATTGCACACACACACGATACTCCTATAACTTATATTCGAGTTGTGATGTTAGAAGCACTTAAAAATCTTGGAAAAGAGATTGATATAGCTTCCCTTATTTGGTTATCAGGAAGGAATATTCAGCAATATTTTGAACTTAAAGAAAAAGAAAGAAAGTTAACTAATAATTTTCTTTTAGGCTTAGGGAAAAGGACAGAAGAAGAAGCCGTTAAGAAATGGTCCTTGCCTGCAGATGATGAAATATATAGGTTAGTAGTTGAAATTAAAAATTTATCTAAGATTCAGATTAATGAAGAAGAATTATTGAGTGGTTTAAAGGCTGCATCAATTCATACTGGACATTCAGAAGATGGAGAAAATCCACAGATACCAGCTGCGAATAATGCTGTTTGGGCAACATTTTTTTCTGAAAAATCTAGTGAAACTATTGCGGATTTAATTAATGAAGCTTTTACTAAACAACATAATGAACTTCTAGCTAATCAAACAGAGTTTCAAGAAGCAGTAAATAAATTACTATCAAAATTAAATACAGATATTTCTAGACATAGAAAAACACTTAGAACACAATTATTGTGGTGGAAAGAAGCTTGTTATTCAACTTCAATAAATAACAGTTATAGAGGTCAAAATGATGGCGTTTTACAGTTGTTATTAGCTAAAGATTATTCTGACTTCATTCCTACTATTTTTCCTACAAGTGTTGATTTCTTTTTAAGAGAAACGCATAATAGTTTAAATAGACCAAGCTCTAAAATAAAAATATTAGATTTTATGAAAGAGTTAAAAGAATCTGCAATAAACCTTAAATCGTTATTTCCTGAATCTGGATTAGAAGTATCAAGAGGCTCTCTTCTTGATTTTGTTAAAGGGATACTTTGGGATAAATATAAACCTAATCAAATTGAAGAAATTGTTGGCATTTCAGGAGAAGTAGAAATAGAATTGTCAGAATTGACTAAATGGATTTTTCATGATATACAAGCATTAAAATTGTAA
- a CDS encoding TRAFAC clade GTPase domain-containing protein, protein MTKQLLIIGKPDSSKTVFVTQLYSKLRQRKSKLKLDEKGIDDLSPIIDDKAALAMGNEPEATPTEKNIQMKLPINFGDENFDLVCPDYGGEQVNKIVSTRTVNRAWIRAIKSSNNWMFFIRLSSLNKATDLSHLTMTENHRKDREITEEDSYFISDQSSLIELMQIILHHKEHDYHFKMSKVKLAIVLTCWDELNTEKTPIDELKESVPLLLNFIETNWDQSRLKVLGLSALGCSLSELENKEKYEIEGAESFGFYIKENGQKNKDITELLIEVLE, encoded by the coding sequence ATGACTAAACAACTATTAATAATAGGTAAACCAGATTCTTCAAAAACAGTTTTTGTAACTCAGCTATATTCTAAATTACGTCAAAGAAAAAGTAAGTTAAAATTAGATGAGAAAGGAATAGATGATTTATCACCAATTATTGATGATAAAGCTGCTCTTGCTATGGGAAATGAACCAGAAGCAACACCCACAGAAAAAAATATTCAAATGAAATTGCCAATTAATTTTGGTGATGAAAATTTTGATTTAGTTTGTCCAGATTATGGTGGAGAACAAGTAAATAAGATTGTTTCAACAAGAACTGTTAATAGAGCATGGATAAGAGCAATAAAATCTAGTAATAATTGGATGTTTTTTATTCGGCTTTCTAGTCTTAATAAAGCTACAGATTTAAGCCATTTGACAATGACGGAAAATCATAGAAAAGATAGGGAAATAACAGAAGAAGATTCTTATTTTATATCGGATCAATCCTCTTTGATTGAATTAATGCAAATAATATTACATCATAAAGAGCATGATTATCATTTTAAAATGTCAAAAGTTAAGCTAGCGATAGTTTTAACTTGTTGGGATGAGTTAAATACGGAAAAAACTCCTATTGATGAACTCAAAGAAAGCGTACCTTTATTACTTAACTTTATAGAAACTAATTGGGATCAAAGTCGTTTAAAAGTACTAGGATTATCAGCTTTAGGTTGTTCTTTAAGTGAACTAGAAAATAAGGAAAAATACGAAATAGAAGGAGCTGAAAGTTTTGGCTTTTATATAAAAGAAAATGGTCAAAAAAATAAAGACATTACAGAACTATTAATAGAAGTATTAGAGTGA
- a CDS encoding phytanoyl-CoA dioxygenase family protein has product MKNIDQDSLKENGFQILENLLSLSTITSFQNISNQFKEQPVSIRKNVFGSSEKIRHYFKAIESTLNSRGFNCKMTPYCFYLEKTEKKNWPLQFHQDTNLPSYLNLNAKEIEAWLKNGFWVRVNLDRNDKNTGAIKVIPKSHLNGKNSTFDKKMSVFIDANQGDIVLFKPLLYHGSDRMTKKWERRVFQCFFLEVSNLNLESFSSTELLK; this is encoded by the coding sequence ATGAAAAATATAGATCAAGACTCGCTAAAAGAAAATGGATTTCAAATCCTTGAAAATTTGCTAAGTTTGTCAACTATAACGTCTTTTCAAAATATTTCCAATCAGTTTAAAGAACAACCCGTTTCAATTCGAAAAAATGTATTTGGAAGCTCAGAAAAAATTAGACATTACTTTAAAGCCATAGAGTCAACATTAAACTCAAGAGGATTCAATTGCAAAATGACTCCCTATTGCTTTTATTTAGAAAAGACAGAGAAAAAAAATTGGCCCTTACAATTTCACCAAGATACAAACCTGCCTTCTTATCTGAACTTGAATGCAAAAGAAATTGAGGCTTGGTTGAAAAACGGATTTTGGGTTAGGGTAAACCTAGATAGGAATGATAAAAATACTGGAGCAATAAAAGTTATTCCTAAAAGTCACCTAAATGGAAAAAATAGTACTTTTGATAAAAAGATGTCAGTATTTATTGATGCGAATCAAGGCGATATAGTTCTGTTTAAACCTTTGCTTTATCATGGTTCAGATAGAATGACGAAAAAATGGGAAAGAAGGGTTTTTCAATGCTTTTTCTTAGAAGTTAGTAATTTAAATTTAGAATCCTTCAGTTCTACTGAGTTACTTAAGTAA